A region from the Hydra vulgaris chromosome 10, alternate assembly HydraT2T_AEP genome encodes:
- the LOC136086364 gene encoding uncharacterized protein LOC136086364: MVKPIVVFSVDGGPNESSRYQKTQKWKDLLKLLLNVILFLAERGLAFRGVTHLIGDSNNGNSLRLLELLSHYDPLLKEHLKNVKQTQIEKQRLQVHYLSPDIQNEFILCCADYLRTCILKERETMKYYFLIVDATPDSAHIE; encoded by the exons ATGGTTAAGCCTATCGTTGTGTTTAGCGTAGATGGAGGACCCAACGAAAGTTCCAGATACCAGAAA aCACAAAAATGgaaagatttattaaaactattattaaatgtaattttgtttctTGCTGAGCGTGGATTGGCCTTTAGAGGTGTTACTCATTTGATTGGAGATTCGAACAATGGAAATTCTCTAAGATTATTAGAACTTTTAAGTCATTACGATCCgcttttaaaagaacatttaaaaaacgtaaAGCAGACACAAATCGAAAAGCAGAGATTGCAAGTACATTACTTATCGCCAGACATTCAAAATGAATTCATATTATGCTGTGCAGATTACTTGAGAACTTGTATTTTAAAGGAAAGAGAAACTATGAAGTATTATTTCCTTATTGTAGACGCAACACCCGATTCTGCGCATATAGAATAA